One window from the genome of Candidatus Omnitrophota bacterium encodes:
- a CDS encoding flavodoxin family protein encodes MKLKEFLKEISSRISKKNALAVNASPRKNGNCRKLVSLINAANPESSALQLNAFRVLPCKGCLKCISGACSLNDDFTKLITQLKEKEAVIIISPVFFSGIPAQLKAAIDRCQFYWSNKIKPMKNCEGYFVLTGERSEKDLPCCEKPVKAFFKTIGIKHVKSYYIPKNEIS; translated from the coding sequence ATGAAGCTGAAAGAATTTTTAAAAGAGATATCGTCCCGCATCTCTAAAAAAAACGCGCTCGCGGTAAACGCAAGCCCCCGAAAAAACGGGAACTGCCGCAAACTTGTTTCTCTGATAAACGCGGCGAATCCTGAAAGTTCCGCACTACAGCTTAATGCCTTCCGTGTTCTTCCATGTAAAGGATGCCTCAAATGCATATCCGGAGCCTGCTCTCTAAACGATGATTTCACTAAATTAATAACTCAGCTCAAAGAAAAAGAGGCCGTGATAATAATAAGCCCCGTGTTTTTCAGCGGCATCCCCGCGCAGTTAAAAGCGGCCATTGACCGCTGCCAATTTTACTGGAGCAACAAGATCAAGCCAATGAAAAACTGCGAAGGTTATTTTGTCCTCACGGGAGAAAGGTCGGAAAAAGACCTCCCCTGCTGCGAAAAACCCGTAAAGGCTTTTTTCAAAACCATAGGCATAAAACACGTAAAAAGTTATTATATCCCGAAAAATGAA